TGGTCATGCCCACGTCGATGGCGATCAGCCCCCAGAAGACGGCGAACGCCAGCGCCAGGATCACGCCGATGAACAGCCCGCGGTTCTGCGACTCCCCGGCGATCTGCTCGATCGAGGCGCCGGGGCGGCCCTTCAGCCAGCCGTAGGCGAAGCTGCGGCGGCCCGCCCGGTCGATGCCGTGCACGTCGGCGCGCAGCTGGTGCCGCGCAAAGGCGAACGCCAGCCCGTACAGTACCAGCAGGGCGACCACGTCGCGGATCATCATCCCCGGAAAGCTCAGCCAGGCCGCCTTCTCGTGAAGGATGGGGTCTGCCGCCACCGGGTCGTGCCCGCCGTGCGGCAGCCAGTGGTGGAAGTAGACGTGCTTCCCGCCCAGCATCATGGGGATGAAGAGCACGACCGACACGGGCAGGAACGCGATGCCGCCCAGCGGAACCCGCTTGATGGACCAGGCCCAGCGCGCGTTCGTCAGGTGCAGCGCCACGGCGAACATCACCATGCCGATGGCCACCGACGACCAGAACATCCAGTTGAAGTGAAAGGCGCTCCACGCCCGCTCGTCGGGCGACAGGAAGAACGCCGCTGCCCCGATCACCGCCAGCACCAGCCCCAGGACCAGGGCCGTGCCGGGGGCCGCCGCCGTGCGCAGCGGAATGTGGGACGGATAATCGCTATGCGAAGACATCTCGTCGGCTCGTCAGGGGGCTTCTTGAGTGCTGGGTGCCGCCATCTGCGGCGACGCCGGCTGCGTGCCCGCCGAGGGCGCCGGCTCCGTGGGCTGCGCCGTATCGACGGCGGCGCCCACGCCCGAAACGTTCGGCGGCGGGGCCTGCGTTTCCAGGCTGCCCTGCAGCTGGCGCACGTACGACACGATGGCCCAGCGGTCCAGGTGCGTCACGCGGGCGCCGTACGGAGGCATCAGCCCGCGGCCCACGTCGATCACGGCGTAGATGTAGCCGTCGCTGCGGCCCTGCGTTGGGCCGGCGTTCAGCGCGGGGGCGAACGGGAACTTGTCGGCCCCGATCACCGGCCCCTTGCCGTCGCCCAGCGCGCCGTGGCAGGCGACGCAGTGCTGCTCGTACATGGCCTTGCCGCGCGCCAGCACCTGCGGGTTGCGCGGCAGCGGGTTGCGGAGCAGCGGGGCGATGGAATCCAGCTGCGTCTGCGAGTAGCGCCCGGGCACGTCGCCCAGGGGATGGACCGTGGGCACGGTGCCCGGCACCGGCTCGCGCACCATCTCGTACGGATCCGGGATCACGTCCTCGCGCATGGTGGCGAAGGGCGGCACCTTGCCCGAGGCCACGTCCAGGTCGTAGCCCGCCCAGTCGGTGCAGGCGGGAAGCGCCGCCACGAGCGCGGCCAGGCCGGCCGCGTGCGCGCCGCGCCTGAGCTTAGCGGTGGTCAACGAGCACCTCCTCGGAACCGCTCTCGTTCATGATCCGCTGCACGTCGCTGTACCGGTCGCGGGGAGCGTGGGCGAACACGCCGAAGTTGCCCGCCGTGAACGACGGGTGGTACATGGGCGCCTCGGCCGGCCCCAGGTGCGGCAGGCGGCCCAGGATGAACAGGCCGGCTACGGTCGAAAGGGCACCCAGCAGGATGGTCAGCTCGAACATGATGACGCTGAACGCCGGCAGCGCCACGATGCTCTTGCCGCCCACGATCAGCGGCCAGTCGATGGAGGCCCAGGTGGCCAGCGCCGTGCCGGCCGCCGTTCCCGTGAAGGCGCCCATCAGGGTGAAGATGCGCACCGGGCTTTCCTTGGTGCCCAGCGCCTCTTCTACCTCGTGGCGCGGCGTGGGCGAATACACCGTCAGCTCGAAGCCCTCGGCGCGCAGGCGCCGGATGGCGTCGGTCGCGGTGTCCAGGTGCGGGAAGACGCCCAGGACACCCGTGGCAAGCTTGCTCATCGAACCTCCCACTCCTTGTAGCCGGTGGGAAGCGTCTCGGTGGTCATCTCGTGCTCGTCGTGCGCGTGGTGGTGAGCCCCGGCGTTCCGCATGGGCGGAGGCAGCACCTCCTTGATCTCGGCGATCGAGAGCCCGGGCAGGAACCGCAGGAACAGCAGGAACCACATGAAGAACCAGCCGAAGCTGCCCAGGAGCAGGCTCGCGTCTACCCACGTCATGTGGTAGTTCCAGAACTTCCACGGCTCGTAGCTGTGGGCGAGCGACGGCGCGATGATCACGAAGCGCTCGTACCACATCCCGATGTTCACGAAGATCGTGATGATGAAGAACGCGTTCAGGTTCTGCCGGATCTTCTTGATCCACAGCAGCTGCGGCAGGATGGCGTTGAAGGTGATCATGGACCACCCCGCCCACCAGTAGTCGCCCGTCACGCGGTCCCAGAACACGTCGCGCTCGTACAATTCGCCGCTGTAGTAGGCCATGAAGTACTCCATGCCGTAGGCGTAGCCCACGATGCAGGAGGTCAGCAGCAGCAGCTTGGCCAGGCGGTCGTAGTGCACGGGGGTGAAGTACGCCCCCAGCCGGAAGATGCGGTGCACCGGCACCATCAGCGTCACCACCATGGCCACGCCGGAAAGGATGGCGCCCGCCACGAAGTACGGGGCGAAGATGGTGGTGTGCCACCCCGGCACGATGGACACGGCGAAGTCCCACGACACCACCGAGTGCACCGAAAGCACCAGCGGCGTGGCCAGCGCGGCCAGGAACAGGTACGCCCGGGTGAAGTGGCGCCACTCGCGGTCCGTTCCCCGCCACCCCAGCGCCAGCACGCCGTAGATGCGCTTGCGCATGGGGTCCGTCGTGGCGTCGCGCGCCGCGGCGATGTCGGGGATCAGGCCGATGTAGAAGAACACCGAACTCACCGTGAGGTACGTGGTCACCGCGAACACGTCCCACAGCAGCGGGCTGCGGAAGTTCGGCCAGATGTGCCGCTGGCTGGGCAGGGGCAGCAGCCAGTAGAAGAACCAGGGCCGCCCGATGTGGATCAGCGGGAAGAGCGCCGCCGTGAGCACGGCGAACACCGTCATCGCCTCGGCGAAGCGGTAGATGGCCTGCCGCCAGGGCGCCCGGAACAGGTACAGGATGGCCGAGATCAGCGTTCCGGCGTGGCCGATGCCCACCCAGAACACGAAGGTGGTGATGAGAACCGTCCAGTTCTCACCGACCATCCCCAGGCCGTAGATGATGTTGTGAAGCTCGGCGAACACCAGCAGCCCCACCAGCGACACCGCCATGGCCAGCAGCGCCACGTAGCCCTTGCCGGGCTTCGTGAGCAGCCGCATGGCGTCGCGGTTCACCTGCTCGTACGACTCGATCTCCGGATGGAATACGGAGCGCGTCACCGTCTGCATTTCAGTGGCCTCCCTGCTGGGCCGGTTCGTGAGCTTCCTGCGGCGCTCCCTCCGTGGAGCCGTGCGCCACCGGCGGCGCCGTGTGGCCGCCGTTCACCGGCGTGTGGAGGGTCACCTTCTGCAGGTATACGATGGCCGGCTGCGTGTTTAGCTCGCCCAGCGCGCGGTAGCCGCGGTTGGTCGTCGCGGCCTTGGCCACCGCGCTGTTCGGGTCGGCGATGTTGCCGAAGACGTACACCTCCGTCGGGCAGGTCTGCACGCACGCCGGCACCACCTCGCCGTCGCGCATGGCGCGCCCCTCGGAGCTGGCGGTGCGCTCGGCCTCGTGGATGCGCTGCACGCAGAACGTGCACTTTTCCATGACGCCCTTTTCGCGCACCGTCACGTCGGGGTTCAGCTGCCAGTTCAGCGGCTCGGCGAACTGGTAGGTGAACCAGTTGAAGACGCGCACCTTCCACGGGCAGTTGTTGGCGCAGTAGCGCGTGCCCACGCAGCGGTTGTACACCTGCCCGTTCAGGCCGTCGGGGGTGTGGTACGCCGCGTACACGGGGCACACCGGCTCGCAGGGCGCCTGGCCGCAGTGCTGGCAGAGCATGGGCAGGAACCGCACGTCGTCGGTCGCGTCGTCGCGGTACGCCTCTTCCTCGTGGCGGCCGGTGCCGAAGTACCGCTCGATGCGCAGCCAGTGAAGGTCGCGCCCCTTCCGGATCTCCGTGGGCCCCACCATGGGGATGTTGTTTTCGGCGAAGCAGGCCACCACGCACGCCGAGCAGCCGATGCAGCGCGCCAGGTCTACCACCATGGCCCAGCGCGTTTCGTTCTCGATGTACTCGCCGTACTCCGTTCCCGCCGGGGGATAGGC
This window of the Longimicrobium sp. genome carries:
- a CDS encoding cytochrome c; translation: MTTAKLRRGAHAAGLAALVAALPACTDWAGYDLDVASGKVPPFATMREDVIPDPYEMVREPVPGTVPTVHPLGDVPGRYSQTQLDSIAPLLRNPLPRNPQVLARGKAMYEQHCVACHGALGDGKGPVIGADKFPFAPALNAGPTQGRSDGYIYAVIDVGRGLMPPYGARVTHLDRWAIVSYVRQLQGSLETQAPPPNVSGVGAAVDTAQPTEPAPSAGTQPASPQMAAPSTQEAP
- a CDS encoding DUF3341 domain-containing protein gives rise to the protein MSKLATGVLGVFPHLDTATDAIRRLRAEGFELTVYSPTPRHEVEEALGTKESPVRIFTLMGAFTGTAAGTALATWASIDWPLIVGGKSIVALPAFSVIMFELTILLGALSTVAGLFILGRLPHLGPAEAPMYHPSFTAGNFGVFAHAPRDRYSDVQRIMNESGSEEVLVDHR
- the nrfD gene encoding NrfD/PsrC family molybdoenzyme membrane anchor subunit; protein product: MQTVTRSVFHPEIESYEQVNRDAMRLLTKPGKGYVALLAMAVSLVGLLVFAELHNIIYGLGMVGENWTVLITTFVFWVGIGHAGTLISAILYLFRAPWRQAIYRFAEAMTVFAVLTAALFPLIHIGRPWFFYWLLPLPSQRHIWPNFRSPLLWDVFAVTTYLTVSSVFFYIGLIPDIAAARDATTDPMRKRIYGVLALGWRGTDREWRHFTRAYLFLAALATPLVLSVHSVVSWDFAVSIVPGWHTTIFAPYFVAGAILSGVAMVVTLMVPVHRIFRLGAYFTPVHYDRLAKLLLLTSCIVGYAYGMEYFMAYYSGELYERDVFWDRVTGDYWWAGWSMITFNAILPQLLWIKKIRQNLNAFFIITIFVNIGMWYERFVIIAPSLAHSYEPWKFWNYHMTWVDASLLLGSFGWFFMWFLLFLRFLPGLSIAEIKEVLPPPMRNAGAHHHAHDEHEMTTETLPTGYKEWEVR
- a CDS encoding 4Fe-4S dicluster domain-containing protein; this encodes GVVRDTVAVQMGLGHKGFGQYTEGVGANPMKLLGASVDPATGALMSAGMKVSLAPTGRGNVTRLFPRGLVEQGVRVQHDRAIAQAVGVTQLMQLDQQGPGGIPGSEKKIFQLKGSGGFVPVETTTDPAAYPPAGTEYGEYIENETRWAMVVDLARCIGCSACVVACFAENNIPMVGPTEIRKGRDLHWLRIERYFGTGRHEEEAYRDDATDDVRFLPMLCQHCGQAPCEPVCPVYAAYHTPDGLNGQVYNRCVGTRYCANNCPWKVRVFNWFTYQFAEPLNWQLNPDVTVREKGVMEKCTFCVQRIHEAERTASSEGRAMRDGEVVPACVQTCPTEVYVFGNIADPNSAVAKAATTNRGYRALGELNTQPAIVYLQKVTLHTPVNGGHTAPPVAHGSTEGAPQEAHEPAQQGGH